GACGCAATCACTCAGTTTCGACCCTTCCATTCATCAAATTTTGCAGAAAACTCccttattttctctttttcagaGCGCGGTCCtatacttgaattttttttcatcttcacATAAGATATATCAGGATCTAGAGGGCCTTTACATAAGAATACATAAGATAGTGAACTTACATTTAGGGACTTAAGAAAGATTATCAAGTTAAGCGAggacttttttgcaaaattgcCAGCTCCTGCACCAGGCGACGTGGCCATCACCGGAAGCAAACATGCCAGTAAGAAAAGCCTCGGAGCACTCTGGTGCAAGCAGATCGCCTTCATCTTTAATTACTTCGATTCTGAGTGCAAGATCTTTGCATCCTGTTGGGCCACGTGGCGCCCTATCAATCAGGCAAAGTCCCATTTCAAAATCTGTCACGTGTCCAATGATGCTCCAGTATAATGCTCCAGTATAGTACACATCTGTGAATGTTCtagaaaaaagttcaaatagattAGCTGGCCCTCTCAATTCTCTACTCCattcgtcccattttaagtgcaatcatgatttttctattaattataaaaaaatttcaaataagacataCGATCAAAGTTGAGCGCGGAAACTTacggttgcacttaaaatgggacggaggaagtactcactccgtctaaaaaaaccaacctagtaatGGATGGGACAtttcctagtacaacgaatctggacaagctCCTGTCCAGATTTGTTGAACTAAGAAAACATCTCATCTAattctagattgattttttttttttgagacggagggagtagaaacaCAGAGAGATTATCAAGAGAAGACGCAGGTATCccctccacacacacacaactaTCAATCCCAATCAGCTATCAACCTGTCAATCGCTTCAACCTGTCAATCAATCGCTTTATCATATTCTGGATGAATAGCATATGGTTCATAATTTTTAATGGAGAATTTCCTATAGTTAATTTTATCATTTTCTGAGTAAATTGATATAAAAGAATTATTTATCGGTAAACATGCAGGGGGAAGACGCAAGGGAAAAAACCGTATAAAGGGAAAACTAAAACAAAAGGCAAATTTAAGAAAGTTAAGTGCcattaataaataataataaaattattacttactacaaatatataaatacaattattaATCACCAATAATTATGTTATGCTGGGTGTGCTGAGTATATTTCCTATTGGCTAGCCCATTACGTGATTTTGTCGCGTTTCTTCGTCCGATTTGCAGCGCACCACGCCGGCCAGCCCCTGCCTCCTCGTGCGTATGCTAGGCTCGGCTGTCTTGCTTGCACCTCCGGAGTCCCACTGGGCCCTGCTGCTGGCATCGAGAAGGCTAACGGGCGATCGATAGCTGCCAGCgatcagttttttttctttttcttttttagtaaatttatacacctaaaatttacacatctaaagattatccacctaaagtttgtaaagCGAATATTTATAAgacaaaagtttatatacctgatttaaattcaaatttgaattcaaatatttatattttccttttaggaagtttatacatataaagtttacacatttaaagtttatCCAGTTAAAGTTTGTAGAgcgaatgtttataagtcagaagtttatatacccgattcaaattaaaattcggattcaaatattatatatataaaatattttatatataaagtttatgcgTGCAAAGTTTATGCACATGAATGAGAATGagagtattagatttttttttctaatttttttactaactttgtgttttttttttgaattttacgATGAAAGGACATAATAGAGAGGAGTATAGGGGGAAGGGGCGGGTTGATCGCTCCCAGTGATCGCCCGCCCATTAGATTCCCCCAACTGGGCTCAATTCGTTCCTGTGTTGGGACAAGGTGATGTTCTTAACTGGTGAATACAAGGAAAAAGCCCACTTTGACTCTCTTAAAAAGTAGGTCAAATCTAATTCATACCCCCTCAACCAGAAAATCAGATAGGATGACTCTCCGAGTtattgaaaccagtgcaatttgactcctctaatggttttggagggcggttttactgacgtggcgcttatgtggcggCGCTACGGCAGTGCGGCTATGGAGGTCGCGTGATTGGGGTCTTGCTAATGCTATTATCGCCTCGGTGAATCCATGGAAATGCCGCGAAGAAGGCGAAGAAGAAGCGGGCCGGGGCAGCAGGAGATGTTTGCTTTGCAGTTTGCAGCCAGTGCAAAGGAGGAAAAGGCGGGAGAGGCGATCGACATGGTCCCCATGGATGGATCCGGTTTGGAGTAGACAACAGATGGGATGGATGGGTAGGTGGTAGGAGAAGACGAGACAAGCAAGGTTAGTAGTAGTACCAGTAGAATCCATTAAAgacgagaagaggagagagctCTTCCTCCTATTACTCCTATCAATCGGCAGCAGGTGGCATTGGATAGCAACGAAATCAAACAATTAACAAACAGCAGCATGAAAAGAAAAGATTCGGATTGATTAATCCcaagcgaggaggaggaggaggaaggagggattGGCCAACCTGAAAAGCTGCCGCTTTTGGAAAGCGACGGAAGGAACAGTTGGTCACCTCCTCGACCCCCAAAACGGCAAACTAAGCGTGTGTTTGGTTCTCGGTCAAGGTTGGGTGGGATATGATAGTTCATATTTTGTTAGATATGGTGGTAtagtttttgtttggttgtgtgaatatggcgatccagttttttttttgttgtaggGACGAAGGTGGATTTGATGATccaatttttttgtttggttggagggactgGGAGTATGGTGGATTTGTAGGTGTGGTCACCTCTCACTTGAGATGGTGAATATACCCCatcaaatctattatattattaaaagaatagaaaaaggagcctccacattcgctctcatggcctacaAATTCTCACATAAATCAGTGAAAAAGACAAAGCAGAgtctatatataaatacaatttagaaatagctgaaattcagaattaaaaataaagaatattagaagaggagactagagtcgatataaaaatacaatttagaaatagttgaaattcggaattaaaaaataaggaatattagaagaggaaagtagagtccatatagaaatacaattaggaattaactgaaatttggaattaaaaataaggaatattagaagtagagtatggagtccatatagaaatacaattaggaaataactgaaattcggaaataaaaataacaaatattagaagtagagtatagagtacatatataaatacaattaggaaataactgaaactcggaattaaaaaataagaaatattacaagaggagactagagtccatatagaaatacaattagaaaataactgaaattcggaattagaactaaggaatattagaagtagagtatagtgttcatatagaaatacaattagaaaataatagaaatttagaattaaaaataaggaatattagaagtatagtatATAGTACATAGAGAAATacaaataactgaaattcggaattaaaaataagaaatatttaaagtaaagtatagagtccatatagaaatataattaggaaataatataaatctggaattaaaaataaggaatattagaagtagagtgtagagtccatataaaaatacaattaagaaaaaaatagaaattcagaattaaaaataaggaatattagaagtagagtgtagagtccatatagaaatgcaattaggaaataactgaaattcggaattaaaaataaggaatattagaagtagagtatagaatccatatagaaatacaattaggaaataataggaatttaaaactaactaaaatttggaataaatataataaaattaaaagtagagtttagagtccgtataaaaatacaatttacaaataactaaaattagaaattaagaaaaacatggaaacaagagtttaaagtcaatatagaaatacaatttagaagtaaatAAAATTTcgaaattaaaattaaagaatattaaaagatgagtttagagtctacatagaaatataattagaaataataaaaattcagaaataaaaataaataatattggaagaagagcatagagtccatatagaaatacaatttacagaaaattcgggaataaaaataattaataactaacacgtatataaaatacaatatgaatattacacatttgtagtgtcataaagttattgcaaaatttaaaattatgatgtcattttaatatatttgaataatataatgagaaaacatatatgctattatatgaaagaaaatataatgatgctagccgtgcAATCTACGCAGGCCACCATGTTAGTTAATACATAATACAATTTTACACCGCTACTTccattataaatacacatatatagaaaaaaacaaaaagaaaaaagaaaaaaattacatggcCGGATCtggggctcgccgccggcgcctcctcccgccagccgcctcctcctgccggccgccgctcacctcctccccccgcctaccgccaccgccacctcctcacGCCGACGCGGCGCTCGCCACCCGTATCATTGTCGTCATCGCCGGGTtctcatcatcgtcgtcgccgcgttcTCATCTTCGTCTCAGCGGCTGCCGAGCTTGCCTCCTCtctcgtcgcccgcgccggcttcCGAGCTTGCCTTCTctctcgccggccaccgcgctcGTCGCCCGTGCCAGCCACCGCGCTCGTCGCCCACGCCGGCCGCCCTATCCGCCGCCTCGCTCGCGTCGCCGTGGTGAGGGGTGACGCGAGTCACGCGACTCGCTCGCCCGAGCCTCGGGCGACTGCATCTAGCCAAATCGGCCGGATCCCTCTATCCAGCATCTGGGGGGAATATTTCCCTCCGGGCCGCCCTATCCCACTTTCACCCAGCAACCAAACACCCTCCAAAAAAGCGACGGCCATGTCCTATCCGGGTAtatcccaccaaccaaacacaccctaaatacGCTCTCTTCGCCGCCAGcgagcccgccaccgccgccggtgaccaaaCGAGAGATACGCTGTGAGATCTTAAATGGCACCGGATGGATTGAACTTCCCATGGAATCGATCTAGCAGAAAAGGGAGGGGGCGGTGACCATCGCCACGTTTGTTGCTCGCCGGTCGCTTAGCACTGAGGTGGTGGACGGGCGGAGGGGTCTCTCTCACTCGGGGAAGGGTCACGCCCTCTCCCTTTTCTCGAGCGCCGGCGGCGCACGTGCTTTCTTCTCCCCGTGTCCCGTTGCCCTTGTTGCCAAGGTGCttggagctcgacggcgcggagGGCGCACACGAGCTCAGCGACATTGCGACCGACCCTCGCCCGCCCACCGCCGTCACTCTCGTCTGCGGCCTCCTTGGCCGTATACGgcgaagagggagagaaagggagagagcgagggggaggaggaagaagggaaggagaaatgataacatgtgggccccacatgtcagtgggtcccataatatattttgtgtgtgaatgacagattggtcccacatatatttttttaattctaataccaCATAAGCACCACATGGAATGAAGACCGGGTCAGCACCGCTACGTCGCCCCCTCACCCCGTCAATCACGCATACATCGCCCCCTCCTCACGGCCTCACATCAGCGCGCCTGATCTCGCacatccctctccctcttgccTTCCCAGAACCgcacctcaccgccgccgcccgcgatagccgctgccgccgattCCTCCAGATCTCCCTCACCCCATGGCCGCCAGCgattcctcttctctctctcgggcACAGCCTCACAGGACGagccgccgctcaccgccggCACGGAGAAAAGACCCCTTTTCTCCTCCCAAGGTTCACCGCAGCCACAAGCTCCTCCTCGAGATCGAGGCGCTCATGGAGGTGGAGCTCGAAGGAGGCAACGCACTGGGAGGTCGGCACAGGTGGCGGAAGCAGATCATGACTGGCGGAGCTTCGCCGGAGCCGCACCAACATGGATCCAGTGGCAGGGAGGAGAGAACTGAAGCCGCTGCCCTCACCGGAGCCAATCATGACGGGAGGAGCTTGAGCCCCGTctccgcggcggcggatggcgaaTGGACGTTATAATTCTCTCATTTGCTAAATATTTCTCTACAGCTACTTTTCTTCGAACAAGAAATTATTGGAGGTTATTGACTAGGTCTGCAGGTACTTTTGAGTTTCATGGTTGATGTgttctgtagttttgtaatcATTTGCCATGGATTACCACATGCCAATCTTTAATGTTTTTTATGAATGAATAGTGGAAGCACTGTAGGAGTCTCAAAATAACTCTAAGGGAAATAGAATTTGTCATCACCATCACAAGTCTAATTTTCAATAGAAACTCAGAGATGTACATGTGCTAAAGCAAATGTGAGACCATTAGCCTGTCACCTCCAAACCAACTAATCCTGACCTCCTGTCATCAACTGACAACCCTCCTCCCTGTAACAATCATGAAAAGAGCTGTGCCTGTGCAAAGCTTGAATTCTAGCTGAACTTGGCAAACTTGAGCTTTTTGAACTGTAAGAAATTGTATCGTGTCTACGAATTACGTTGTGTGCTTTATTTTTATTATGTGCAATTGTTGACCAAATTTTGCATATAGGAATCTTGCCGACAACAATTTTCAAGGTCCTATTCCTGCAAACATCAGTTCTTGCACTGCTCTAAACAAATTGTAAGTTAGGCAGTACTAAGCCAACTTATAATTTAACACATTAATTTTTACTCCGGTTGATTAATCATGTTTCTTTTGCCTCTCAGCAATGTTTATGGCAATGAGCTCAATGGTTCTATTCCTGCTGGTTTCCAGAAGTTGGAGAGTCTTGACTTACTTGTGAGTAATTGTATCTGTTGCATTATGCTTACAGTTATTACTCAATTCACTTAGGGAAGTTATTGTATTTGAACTAATGTTTTCCTtgcttaaaaatatatttaaaaa
The Oryza sativa Japonica Group chromosome 6, ASM3414082v1 DNA segment above includes these coding regions:
- the LOC4340626 gene encoding LRR receptor-like serine/threonine-protein kinase SIK1 isoform X1, coding for MDVIILSFAKYFSTATFLRTRNYWRLLTRNLADNNFQGPIPANISSCTALNKFNVYGNELNGSIPAGFQKLESLDLLEHIFKQFQGINSMDQFLLLLVIWSTFLNFPAE
- the LOC4340626 gene encoding LRR receptor-like serine/threonine-protein kinase SIK1 isoform X2, whose protein sequence is MDVIILSFAKYFSTATFLRTRNYWRLLTRNLADNNFQGPIPANISSCTALNKFNVYGNELNGSIPAGFQKLESLDLLEHIFKQFQGINSMDQFLLLLVIWSTFLN